In Flavobacterium okayamense, a single window of DNA contains:
- a CDS encoding DegT/DnrJ/EryC1/StrS family aminotransferase, translated as MTKDKIWLSSPHMGGNEQRYINEAFNANWVAPLGPNVNGFENDLEQYLGNKVQVAALSSGTAAIHLALILLGVKMGDEVICQSFTFSASANPIVYLGANPIFVDSEIETWNICPIALESAIKDRIENGQKPKAIIAVHLYGMPFKVKEILEIGERYQIPIIEDAAEALGSKYDGSFCGTFGTFAILSFNGNKIITTSGGGALVTNSKIDKEKAVFLATQARDDAPHYQHSEIGYNYRMSNICAGIGRGQMEVLDVHVSKRRDMNQFYNDLFENTDEVQVFKEPYSEYFSNYWLSTIVLKDYETREKLRLALEKENIESRPLWKPMHLQPVFEACPYYGGNVAESLFKTGLCLPSGSNLSENEKDRIKNIMLDFFEI; from the coding sequence ATGACTAAAGATAAAATATGGCTTTCTTCTCCGCACATGGGAGGTAATGAACAAAGATATATTAATGAAGCCTTTAATGCGAATTGGGTTGCACCTTTAGGACCTAATGTAAATGGTTTTGAAAATGATTTAGAGCAATATTTAGGAAATAAAGTTCAAGTTGCAGCACTAAGTTCTGGTACAGCAGCGATACATTTAGCTTTAATCCTTTTAGGAGTTAAAATGGGTGATGAGGTTATTTGTCAAAGTTTTACTTTTTCTGCTTCAGCGAATCCAATTGTTTATTTGGGAGCGAATCCAATATTTGTAGATAGTGAAATTGAAACTTGGAATATTTGTCCTATTGCCCTTGAAAGTGCAATTAAGGATAGAATTGAAAATGGGCAAAAGCCAAAAGCAATAATTGCTGTTCATTTATATGGAATGCCTTTTAAAGTTAAAGAAATTTTAGAAATAGGAGAAAGATATCAAATTCCTATAATTGAAGACGCTGCTGAAGCCTTAGGAAGTAAATATGATGGAAGTTTTTGCGGTACCTTTGGAACTTTTGCAATTTTATCATTTAACGGTAATAAAATTATAACTACCTCTGGAGGAGGTGCTCTTGTTACCAATTCAAAAATTGATAAGGAAAAAGCGGTTTTTTTAGCAACTCAAGCAAGAGATGATGCTCCTCATTATCAACATTCTGAAATTGGTTATAATTACAGAATGAGTAATATTTGTGCTGGTATAGGAAGAGGACAAATGGAAGTTTTAGATGTTCATGTTTCTAAGCGAAGAGATATGAATCAGTTTTATAATGATTTATTCGAAAATACTGATGAAGTTCAAGTTTTTAAAGAACCTTACTCGGAATATTTTTCAAATTATTGGTTGTCTACAATTGTTCTAAAAGATTATGAAACCAGAGAAAAACTACGGTTAGCCCTTGAAAAAGAGAATATAGAATCTAGGCCATTGTGGAAACCAATGCATTTACAACCAGTCTTTGAAGCTTGCCCTTATTACGGAGGAAATGTGGCAGAAAGTTTGTTTAAAACAGGTTTGTGTTTACCTTCGGGTTCTAATTTGTCTGAAAATGAGAAGGATAGGATAAAAAATATAATGTTAGATTTTTTTGAAATTTAA
- a CDS encoding polysaccharide biosynthesis protein, which produces MKKEYFKELAESFFENRFTNIGYLPRWIIICIDVTILILASFLTYLIVANLTLRFYDTYSLSTRYGIIILANVLCFLAFRTYAGIIRYSTFIDAFRLLLSTFSAFLILVSLNYLHYFSTGNKIYLMPALAIHFVISFILLLAFRIAVKFLFENYLLANKKENLTKVVIYGASSNAVALANALNIESPKRYQLVGFIDKKKSKLSKEVLGVPIIHKKKNVSVILRKLKADALILSNESLSNDSKLKIVEDCLEHNYKILKLPTVTDWNDQKEISKSIKKFEIKDLLERNPIELDNTKIAEQIKDKVILITGAAGSIGSEIVYQILNFKPQRVILLDQAETPLYHLSVELEKIKQNVEVIPLVADIKDKKILNHIFSNYCPNVVYHAAAYKHVPLMEESPYQAVVTNVLGTKNLADLSNTYGVDRFVMVSTDKAVNPSNIMGASKRIAEIYVQSLFFELNKNKQNSTKFITTRFGNVLGSNGSVVPLFTKQIEEGGPVTITHPDIIRYFMTIPEACQLVLEAGAMGSGGEIFIFDMGQPVKIIDLAKKMIRLAGFTPDEEIAIKVVGLRPGEKLYEELLNDSAKTLTTHHEKIMIAVETFNGNFKTLEEQLKILQFQAENLNTEKVVSIMKNIVPEFKSKNSVFEALD; this is translated from the coding sequence TTGAAAAAAGAGTATTTCAAAGAATTAGCCGAGAGTTTTTTCGAAAACCGATTTACAAATATTGGATATTTACCAAGATGGATAATTATTTGTATTGATGTTACGATATTAATTCTTGCTAGTTTTTTAACATATTTAATTGTAGCAAATCTTACCTTAAGATTTTACGATACCTACTCTTTGTCTACTCGCTATGGGATTATAATTTTAGCTAATGTATTATGCTTTTTAGCTTTTAGAACTTATGCAGGAATTATTCGTTACTCTACTTTTATTGACGCTTTTAGATTGTTGCTTTCTACCTTTTCAGCCTTTCTAATTTTAGTATCGCTAAATTACCTACATTATTTTTCTACAGGTAATAAAATTTATTTGATGCCTGCACTAGCGATTCATTTTGTTATTTCATTCATTTTATTACTTGCTTTTAGAATTGCTGTAAAATTTTTATTTGAGAATTATTTATTAGCAAATAAAAAAGAAAACTTAACTAAAGTTGTAATTTATGGAGCAAGTTCAAATGCTGTTGCGCTTGCAAATGCTCTTAATATTGAGTCACCTAAAAGGTATCAGCTTGTTGGTTTTATAGACAAGAAGAAATCTAAACTAAGTAAAGAAGTTTTGGGTGTTCCTATTATACATAAAAAGAAAAATGTTTCTGTAATATTAAGAAAGCTTAAGGCTGATGCTTTAATTTTATCAAATGAGAGTCTGTCAAATGATTCAAAATTAAAAATTGTAGAAGATTGTTTAGAACATAATTATAAAATTTTGAAGTTGCCAACAGTAACCGATTGGAACGATCAAAAAGAAATTTCAAAGAGTATTAAAAAATTTGAGATTAAAGATTTATTGGAAAGGAATCCAATCGAATTAGATAATACTAAAATTGCAGAGCAAATTAAAGATAAAGTTATTCTAATTACAGGCGCAGCTGGTTCAATTGGTTCTGAAATAGTATATCAAATTCTAAATTTTAAACCTCAAAGAGTAATTCTTTTAGATCAGGCAGAAACACCTTTGTATCATTTAAGTGTTGAACTTGAAAAAATTAAGCAAAATGTTGAAGTTATTCCTCTTGTTGCCGATATTAAAGACAAGAAGATTTTAAATCATATTTTTTCTAATTATTGCCCCAACGTGGTGTATCATGCTGCTGCTTATAAGCATGTGCCATTAATGGAAGAAAGTCCATATCAAGCAGTTGTTACAAATGTATTAGGTACAAAAAATCTAGCTGATTTATCAAATACTTATGGAGTTGATAGATTTGTTATGGTTTCAACGGATAAAGCCGTAAATCCAAGTAATATAATGGGGGCGAGTAAGCGTATAGCCGAAATTTATGTGCAATCCCTTTTTTTTGAATTGAATAAAAACAAACAAAATTCAACAAAATTTATTACTACCCGTTTTGGAAATGTTTTAGGTTCAAATGGTTCTGTTGTGCCATTATTTACCAAGCAAATTGAAGAAGGTGGCCCGGTTACGATTACACATCCAGACATTATTCGTTATTTCATGACAATTCCCGAAGCTTGTCAGTTAGTTTTAGAGGCTGGAGCTATGGGCTCTGGTGGTGAAATTTTTATATTTGATATGGGACAACCCGTCAAAATAATTGATTTAGCCAAAAAAATGATTCGCCTTGCCGGATTCACACCTGATGAAGAAATAGCAATTAAAGTTGTAGGACTACGTCCCGGTGAAAAACTATATGAAGAGTTGTTAAATGATAGTGCAAAAACGCTTACAACACACCACGAAAAAATAATGATTGCAGTTGAAACTTTCAATGGCAATTTTAAGACATTAGAAGAGCAATTAAAAATATTGCAGTTTCAAGCAGAAAATTTAAATACTGAAAAGGTAGTTTCAATTATGAAAAACATAGTGCCTGAATTTAAAAGTAAAAATTCTGTTTTTGAAGCACTTGACTAG